In a single window of the Lagenorhynchus albirostris chromosome 19, mLagAlb1.1, whole genome shotgun sequence genome:
- the LOC132509394 gene encoding galectin-7-like: MPPVYNMPYRTSLAKSFEVGTVLRIRGVVPKDANRFYINLLCSDNPDSEIVLHFNPRLDESSVVMNTWKCGEWGLEELGFGPAFQRGELFDMLIIAQKEGFQIVIGDEEYHHYRYRISPERAFRCEVGGDVQLEFVKLF, translated from the exons ATGCCACCGGTATAT AACATGCCCTACAGGACCTCGCTGGCCAAGAGCTTCGAAGTCGGCACTGTGTTGAGAATTCGTGGTGTTGTCCCCAAAGATG CTAACAGGTTCTACATAAACCTGCTGTGCAGTGACAATCCAGACAGTGAGATCGTCCTGCATTTCAACCCCCGTCTGGATGAATCCTCGGTGGTCATGAACACCTGGAAGTGTGGCGAGTGGGGCTTAGAGGAGCTCGGCTTTGGCCCTGCCTTCCAGCGTGGGGAGCTTTTCGATATGCTCATCATTGCCCAAAAAGAAGGCTTCCAG ATTGTGATCGGGGACGAGGAATACCACCACTACCGCTACCGGATCTCACCAGAGCGCGCGTTCCGGTGTGAAGTGGGCGGGGACGTGCAGCTGGAGTTTGTGAAGCTCTTCTGA